In one Bordetella pertussis 18323 genomic region, the following are encoded:
- a CDS encoding Bug family tripartite tricarboxylate transporter substrate binding protein translates to MKLRNLIAGGLAATALGLGSVAAAAYPDKPIRIIVPFPAGGATDVVARMLGARLGEELGQSVIVENRSGAGGNIGADTVARSPADGYTLLVGSPAEVAINPLLYAKMPYDPAKDLVAVARVASAPLVLVVNARSPAHSVADLLAQIKGKDGAANYASSGTGGPQHLAGEWFRLESRAGIAHIPYKGGAPAMTDLLGGQVDMFFSGLPPALPHLKAGKLRALAVTTPQRSALLPEVPTMAEQGFAGFAIENWQGVFAPAGTPPEVIKLLSGKIGAITREPGFAERLQAQGASPAFMDAGDMARFVDAERRKYGKLVKESGAKAD, encoded by the coding sequence ATGAAACTCAGAAACCTGATCGCCGGCGGCCTGGCCGCCACGGCACTGGGCCTGGGCAGCGTGGCGGCCGCTGCCTATCCCGACAAGCCCATACGCATCATCGTGCCCTTCCCGGCCGGCGGCGCGACGGATGTAGTGGCGCGCATGCTGGGCGCCCGCCTGGGCGAGGAGCTGGGGCAATCCGTCATCGTCGAGAACCGCTCCGGCGCCGGCGGCAATATCGGCGCCGACACGGTGGCGCGCTCGCCCGCCGATGGCTATACCTTGCTGGTCGGCTCGCCCGCCGAGGTGGCGATCAACCCGCTGCTCTACGCCAAGATGCCCTATGACCCGGCCAAGGATCTCGTCGCGGTGGCGCGGGTGGCGTCCGCGCCCCTGGTGCTGGTGGTCAACGCGCGCAGCCCCGCCCATTCGGTGGCCGACCTGCTGGCCCAGATCAAGGGCAAGGACGGCGCGGCGAACTATGCCTCGTCCGGTACTGGCGGGCCGCAACACCTGGCCGGCGAATGGTTCCGGCTGGAGTCCAGGGCGGGCATTGCCCATATCCCGTACAAGGGCGGCGCGCCGGCGATGACCGACCTGCTGGGCGGCCAGGTCGACATGTTCTTCTCCGGCCTGCCGCCGGCGCTGCCGCACCTGAAGGCCGGCAAGCTGCGGGCGCTGGCCGTCACCACGCCCCAGCGCTCCGCGCTGTTGCCTGAGGTGCCGACCATGGCTGAGCAGGGCTTTGCGGGTTTCGCCATCGAGAACTGGCAGGGCGTGTTCGCGCCGGCCGGAACGCCGCCGGAGGTGATCAAGCTGCTGTCCGGGAAGATCGGCGCGATTACCCGCGAGCCGGGTTTCGCCGAGCGCCTGCAGGCGCAGGGCGCCAGCCCCGCGTTCATGGACGCCGGCGATATGGCCCGGTTCGTTGACGCGGAACGGCGGAAGTACGGCAAGTTGGTCAAGGAATCAGGCGCGAAAGCGGACTGA